The following proteins come from a genomic window of Cervus canadensis isolate Bull #8, Minnesota chromosome 20, ASM1932006v1, whole genome shotgun sequence:
- the MTRES1 gene encoding mitochondrial transcription rescue factor 1 yields MAMTSVRLPSSVLRKPDAWIGLCRALRGTPSHKGCASWNRYLYLSSANLNASNYKTVLHNIFSLRLPGLLISPEYIFPFSIRLKSNISSKKSTKKTLQKVEDEGDSDEERDHDEMSELEEEPEDNPSEVKDYKDLDKVVQSFRYDVILKTGLDVGRNKVEDAFYKGELRLNGEKLWKKSRTVKVGDTLDLLIGEDKEAETETVMRIVLKKVLEEKTSSEKYRVVLRRWKKLQLPKKSMLK; encoded by the exons ATGGCCATGACTAGTGTCAGACTGCCCAGCAGCGTTTTAAGAAAGCCAGATGCCTGGATTGGACTCTGCAGGGCACTGCGGGGGACACCTTCACATAAAGGCTGTGCTTCCTGGAATCGATACTTGTATTTGTCTAGTGCCAACTTAAATGCATCAAATTATAAAACAGTCCTCCATAACATTTTCTCACTGAGACTCCCAGGGCTTTTAATATCTCcagaatatattttcccattttccatAAGACTCAAAAGTAATATAAGCTCTAAAAAATCCACTAAAAAGACTCTACAAAAAGTGGAAGATGAAGGGGACTCTGATGAAGAGAGGGACCATGATGAGATGAGTGAGCTGGAAGAGGAGCCCGAGGACAACCCCAGTGAGGTCAAGGACTATAAAGACCTGGACAAAGTAGTACAGTCTTTCCGGTATGACGTTATCCTGAAGACGGGCCTAGATGTTGGAAGGAA caaagtgGAAGATGCATTCTACAAAGGTGAACTCAGGCTGAATGGGGAAAAACTATGGAAGAAAAGCAGAACG gtgAAAGTGGGAGATACATTGGATCTTCTCATTGGAGAGGATaaagaagcagaaacagagacagtgATGAGGATTGTCCTGAAAAAAGTGCTGGAGGAGAAGACCAGCAGTGAGAAGTACAGGGTGGTGTTACGACGGTGGAAAAAGTTACAATTGCCTAAAAAGAGTATGCTCAAATAA